Within Desulfobacter sp., the genomic segment TCCATGGCGGAGTCACCCACCGAACCCGTACCGCCCAGCCTTGAAGAATCTGTCTTCGATACAAGCAGCGCTGTCATTGTTCCGGAAATAGCCATGGGCATCGGTGCCGCAGTCCTGGAGTATCCCATCCGGGTGCCGTCGGGCAGAAACGGCCTGACCCCGGCCGTTGCACTCAATTATAACTCATCGAGAAGAAACGGCACGGCCGGCGTGGGCTGGGCCATGACCACATCTTCCATCAAACGGTCCACCAAGAGAGGGGCCTGCTATACCTGCAACCGCTTTACTTACAACGGCGAAGAGATCTTCCCCGTCAGCGTGGATGCAAACGGGTACGGCACCTACCGCCCTGAAAAACAACAGGCATTTTCTGTTATTGAATTCAAAACAGACAACTCATGGTCCGTCACCCTAAAAAACGGTACGGTCCAAGAATTCGGCCCCGCCCCGGAGACCCGGCAGGACAACAGCCACGGCACATTCCAATGGCTGCTGTCATCAGTATTAGACACCAACGGAAACACCTTAACCTATTCCTACATTAAGGATCAGGGGCAGGTTTATCTTTCTGCCATCCAATACCTCAATTATTATACGGTCGCTTTTTATTATGAAAACAGGCCCGACCCCATCATCAATTATAGCTCAAACGCCAGGGTGGTGACGGCCAAACGCCTTAAAACAGTGGCTATCTTTTCCAATGTAGATCAGATCCGGGCCTATGGCCTGGCCTATACCCCAAGTGCCAATACCGGCCGCTCCCTGCTGACCCAAATCACCCGGTACGGATCGGATTACTCTTTGGATGCGGCAAATCAAATTACCGGCGGCTCCTCCCTGCCGCCCACACAGATCACCTACGCCCACGACCGGGCCTCCTTGGCCCCCTCCTCCGGACCAATATCGGATCTGGCCATGGGTCAGGGGTTTACCAATACCTATGTCCATCCCATGGTCACCGGCGACTGGAACGGGGACGGCAAAACAGATCTGGGCCGGGCCGGTGCAAGCAGTGTTGATTTTTATATCTCCGGCAACAATGAATTCCAGGCCATGGATTCCCTCTTCGACCTGTCAGAGGGCCAGGGATACACCAATGCCAATACCAACCCCGTCCTCACCGGCGACTGGAACGGGGACGGCAAAACAGATATAGGGAGGGTCGGCAATTCAGGCATGGTGTTCTATACCTCCACCGGTGCCGGCTGGGAAAGTTATCCCCAATTGAATGCGCTCTCCATATACCAGGGATACGGGGAGCAGAGCCAACATCCGGTGTTTACCGGTGATTGGAACGGAGACGGCAAAACCGATGTGGGCAGGATCACCGCCGATGCAGCAGTCTTTTATGTGTCCACCGGCACCGGCTGGCAGAGCTATAACGGATTTTCGGATTTGGCTGGCCAGCAGGGCTATGCCGATATCAGCCGCCACCCTGCCTTTACCGGGGATTTCAACGGGGACGGCAGAACCGATGTGGCCCGGGCGGGCAGTGTCGGGGTTAAGGCATACATATCAACCGGGACAGGCTTCCGGTATTACGGTTCCCTGCCGGTTTTCGGGTGGTCCACCCATGTTTATAACAGCCAGGGGCTGTACCCCCTTGTCACCGGAGACTTCAACGGCGACGGCATGACGGATATCGCCCGGGCCGGCGCCAACCAGGTCTTCACCTATCTGTCCACAGGCACAGGGTTTGCCCAGGGCGGCCAGATCAATGACCTGACAATGGGCCAGGGATGCAAGGATTACAACACCCATCCCATCTTCACCGGGGATTTCAATGACGACGGTCGTATCGACATCGGCCGGGTCAAGGCTGGTTCCCTGGCCGTCTATGTGTCCACAGGCACCGGATTTACCGCCTACGGCAGCCCTATATCCAACTTCAGCCCGGCCCAGTGGTTTTCCACAAATCATCAATGTCCCCTTGTCACCGGAGACTTCAACGGCGACGGCAGAACCGGCATTGCCCGGGCGTCGACCTCCGGCGTTTCTTTTTATTCCCCCCAGGGGGGTGGCAACGACCTGATGCACAGGATTTCGGCCGCATCGGGCAGCATTACAGACATCGAATACACCCCCTCTACGGCCTGGGCCGACACCCGGCTGCCCATGGTGCTCCGGACAGTGTCAAAGCTGACGGTGAAGGACGGCCTGGGTAACACCTCCGCCACCGAGTATTCATACAGCGGCGGCCTTTACGACTTCCAAGACCGGGAGCTGCGGGCCTTTGAATCCGTGGTCAAAACCCACCCCGACGGCACCACCGACACCCGGCTGTTCCACCAGGACAGATTTCTGGACGGCCGTACAAAGCGCTTTGAATTCAAGGCCCCGGACGGCACCCTCCTGTCTCAAACCGACTACACATGGGAAGGCACCCCATACGACAACGACACGGCATTTATCCGCCTCACCTCCCAAACAGAAACCCAGTACGACGAGGGCAGCCAAGCGGTCCGGCAGGTGGATTATACCTACGACACCAATCACGGCAGCCTGCTGACCTCCACGGTGTCCGGCACCAATCTGGCTGAATCCGTCACCACAAGTTACTCATACGACTATTACGGGGCCGGCCTGGATTATCCTTTGCGCACTATCCAGGAAACCCTCACCGGCTCAACCTCCGGCATGGTCCGGGAGACCCTCTACACCTATGAACTGCACACCGGCAATATGCTCACCCGGGAGCAGGTTAATGCCGGGGGAATAAACCCCATCACCACCTATACCTATGACGCTCACGGCAACCTGGCCTCCCTCCGGGACCCCAAGGACAACGTCACCCTCTTCGACTACGACCCCACCATCGCCACCTGGCCGGTGCGCGTCGAGAAACCGGCCACGGGGATCTACACCCATGTGGTCCGCCACCCGGATATTGATTTGCGGTTCGGCAAACCCCTGACCTTTGAAAACGAGAACGGGTTCCAGACGGCCTATGCCTATGATGTCCACGGCCGGCTCGTCCAGGTCGATTTCCCGGACGGGGGCCGGGAAACTTATATTTACGACGACACCGCCATGCCCCGGTCCCTGACCCAACGGATAAAAGAAAGCGATTCTTCGTCCATTGACGCCGTCACCTACACCGACGGCCTGGGCCGCACCGTCCAGACCACGGCAAAATCCAAAGACGAATACACCGCCACCCTGTTTACCTTTGACACCATGGGCCGCCAGGCCTGCGTTAAAGGCCCCTTTTTTACATCCACCAATGCCTTCCTGGCCGCAGCCCACACCGGCCTCTCCGCCGATCCCGCCACCGTGAACACCGGCGTCACCACCACCTGGGTGAGGAACCATTACGATGACAAGGGCCGGATCACCAAACTGGAACAATCCGGGGGGATAAACACCCGCTTCACCCACAACACCCTCACCACCCGGGCCACCGACCCCGACGGCCACAGCAAGTCCCAGGTCCGGGATATCCTGGGCCGGATCATCAAGGTCATCGAGCACGGCCCCGCAGACTTTACCGCCTCGTACACCTATACCCCGGCCGGGGACATGGTGAAGGTCTCCCGGACCAACCCGGACACGGGCAACCCCATTGAGAACGTTGTTGCCTACAATACCCTGGGCCAGAAAACCGCCATGACCGACCCGGACATGGGCAATTGGACCTATACCTACGACCTCAACGGCAATTTGGCCACCCAGACCGACGCCCGGAACGTTACCCTGACCTTCGAATACGACGCACTCAACCGCCTGACCCGGAAAACCTATCCCGACGCAAGCTCTGCCTCCTGGGCCTATGACGCCGGCACCAACGGCATCGGCCTCCTCTATGAAACGTCCAACGCCAATGCCACCACCCGGTATACGGCCTATGACCAGACCGGGCGCCTGGCCTCCGAAACCCGGACCGTGGATTCCCAGACGGTGAGATTCGACTATACCTGGGACCCGGCCGGCCGCCCGGCATCAAGGGCCGTCACCCACAACAACACCCTGTTCAAAACCCTGGCCTACGAGTTTTACCCGGGCACCCGGCTTTTGGCCCGGGTCAAGCAGGAGGACAACCGGTCTATCACCGAGATCACCCAGTACTCCCCCCAGGGCAAGATCGTCTTCCTCAACCACCTCAACGGCACCGTGGCCAATTATATCTATGATTTTGCCACCTCACGGCTGATCTTGATCCATAGCTACAACCTTAGCGAAACCATCATGGACAAGGGGTACACCTATACCAAGGCCGGGGATGTGGAGATGATCACGGACAACAGGACCAACAAAATCACCAGTTATGCCTACGACCACAACCACCGCCTCATATCGGAAATGACCGCCGGCACCGGCGCCGTTACCGGCACCAGCGTGGAAGTGATCGAGTTTACCTATGAAGAAGCCCAGGGGGCGCCCGTCCATGCCCCCAAGGAAGTGAAAATCAACGGCAGCCTGACCGAATACGCCTACACGGCCACGGGCAACCGGTCCTTTAAAAACAACGGGGTCACCCCTGCCAATTACGAGTCCAATGCCGACAATATGATCTCCAGGATCACCGTGGGCGCCGTCGAAACCCAATTTTTCTACGACGCGGACAACAAGCGGGTCAAAAAGGCCGGCGGCCCCGCTGCCAGTTTCTATTTCGGGGACCGGTTCGAGGTGGTCAATGGCCGGCCCACCTATTATGTGTTTGCCGGGAACCTGAGGGTGGCCCAAGTCACGGCCACGGGCATGGCCTTTTTCCACAAGGACCACCTGGGCTCCACCGAAGCCATCACCCGGGAAGACGGCAGCCTCATTGACTTTGGGGCCTACTTCCCCTATGGTCTGGACCGAAGCGCCAATGCTCTTTTACAACACAGTGCCTACAAGTTTACCGACCAGGAACAGGACGAAGGCACGGGCCTTTACAACTACGACGCCCGGCTCTACGACCCGGAAATCGGCCAGTTTGTCATGGCCGACACCATTGTGCCGGAACCGTTTAATCCCCAGAGCTTGAACCGGTATGCTTATTGTTTGAATAATCCGGTTCGGTATACTGATCCGAGCGGGCATGCGCCTGGAGATATGGCCTGTGGTAATTGTCATACACCAGGCATGTCAGAGAAAGCACAGCGTAAAGCAGTTAACACTTCGATTGGTTTTATTGGCCAAGTAGTTGGTAATTTGGGCATTGT encodes:
- a CDS encoding VCBS repeat-containing protein — its product is MNTLVSVLSTWMVSSLIFIFIAFPAYAEDTGTGAGDTVIEMVEEDLTEQGAIEDLESTDEEEDSETSEGEQAPERLLKSSAMEAAASMAESPTEPVPPSLEESVFDTSSAVIVPEIAMGIGAAVLEYPIRVPSGRNGLTPAVALNYNSSRRNGTAGVGWAMTTSSIKRSTKRGACYTCNRFTYNGEEIFPVSVDANGYGTYRPEKQQAFSVIEFKTDNSWSVTLKNGTVQEFGPAPETRQDNSHGTFQWLLSSVLDTNGNTLTYSYIKDQGQVYLSAIQYLNYYTVAFYYENRPDPIINYSSNARVVTAKRLKTVAIFSNVDQIRAYGLAYTPSANTGRSLLTQITRYGSDYSLDAANQITGGSSLPPTQITYAHDRASLAPSSGPISDLAMGQGFTNTYVHPMVTGDWNGDGKTDLGRAGASSVDFYISGNNEFQAMDSLFDLSEGQGYTNANTNPVLTGDWNGDGKTDIGRVGNSGMVFYTSTGAGWESYPQLNALSIYQGYGEQSQHPVFTGDWNGDGKTDVGRITADAAVFYVSTGTGWQSYNGFSDLAGQQGYADISRHPAFTGDFNGDGRTDVARAGSVGVKAYISTGTGFRYYGSLPVFGWSTHVYNSQGLYPLVTGDFNGDGMTDIARAGANQVFTYLSTGTGFAQGGQINDLTMGQGCKDYNTHPIFTGDFNDDGRIDIGRVKAGSLAVYVSTGTGFTAYGSPISNFSPAQWFSTNHQCPLVTGDFNGDGRTGIARASTSGVSFYSPQGGGNDLMHRISAASGSITDIEYTPSTAWADTRLPMVLRTVSKLTVKDGLGNTSATEYSYSGGLYDFQDRELRAFESVVKTHPDGTTDTRLFHQDRFLDGRTKRFEFKAPDGTLLSQTDYTWEGTPYDNDTAFIRLTSQTETQYDEGSQAVRQVDYTYDTNHGSLLTSTVSGTNLAESVTTSYSYDYYGAGLDYPLRTIQETLTGSTSGMVRETLYTYELHTGNMLTREQVNAGGINPITTYTYDAHGNLASLRDPKDNVTLFDYDPTIATWPVRVEKPATGIYTHVVRHPDIDLRFGKPLTFENENGFQTAYAYDVHGRLVQVDFPDGGRETYIYDDTAMPRSLTQRIKESDSSSIDAVTYTDGLGRTVQTTAKSKDEYTATLFTFDTMGRQACVKGPFFTSTNAFLAAAHTGLSADPATVNTGVTTTWVRNHYDDKGRITKLEQSGGINTRFTHNTLTTRATDPDGHSKSQVRDILGRIIKVIEHGPADFTASYTYTPAGDMVKVSRTNPDTGNPIENVVAYNTLGQKTAMTDPDMGNWTYTYDLNGNLATQTDARNVTLTFEYDALNRLTRKTYPDASSASWAYDAGTNGIGLLYETSNANATTRYTAYDQTGRLASETRTVDSQTVRFDYTWDPAGRPASRAVTHNNTLFKTLAYEFYPGTRLLARVKQEDNRSITEITQYSPQGKIVFLNHLNGTVANYIYDFATSRLILIHSYNLSETIMDKGYTYTKAGDVEMITDNRTNKITSYAYDHNHRLISEMTAGTGAVTGTSVEVIEFTYEEAQGAPVHAPKEVKINGSLTEYAYTATGNRSFKNNGVTPANYESNADNMISRITVGAVETQFFYDADNKRVKKAGGPAASFYFGDRFEVVNGRPTYYVFAGNLRVAQVTATGMAFFHKDHLGSTEAITREDGSLIDFGAYFPYGLDRSANALLQHSAYKFTDQEQDEGTGLYNYDARLYDPEIGQFVMADTIVPEPFNPQSLNRYAYCLNNPVRYTDPSGHAPGDMACGNCHTPGMSEKAQRKAVNTSIGFIGQVVGNLGIVGMAVGDVLGAYATARTAYDKTQEYDDTSYFGVTKLGRTKKNKDVFVGVIDNSQRKNVSHKDTIEPVSQISETADFSFEGSVSGTPSGDKGSGFGKGYAGRSGGNDYGGAGDFGR